The Malus sylvestris chromosome 12, drMalSylv7.2, whole genome shotgun sequence genome contains a region encoding:
- the LOC126592744 gene encoding probable aspartyl protease At4g16563, with protein MANPTSLLLSLTTLLSLLLPSLSSKLTIPLSPFPEPPSTDLLQSLNFHATASVSRAHHIKNPKKSSHHSPSTQVPLFPHSYGGYSVSLRFGTPPQTSSFIMDTGSSLVWFPCTKRYTCSKCQFPNIDPSKIPTFIPKLSSSSKIVGCKNPKCAWIFGPEVQSKCPSCNDLTSQNCSQACPTYIVQYGSGTTVGILLSESLNFPEKIVTDFLVGCSVLSIRQPAGIAGFGRGPQSLPAQVGLSKFSYCLVSHKFDDTPQSSDLVLYTGSGSSDEPISSARKNETKAQSSIYTPFQKNPGSPNSAFREYYYIMLRKIIVGKKHVNIPYKFLVPGADSNGGTIVDSGSTFTFMEKPVFEAVAKEFELQMANYTRAKDLENRTGLSPCFDISKEEKLEFPELVFQFKGGAKMELPLTNYFSLVSSSGVVCLTIVTDEVVGPGGNGGPAIILGNYQQQNFFVEYDLERERFGFRKQSCK; from the coding sequence ATGGCAAATCCCACctccctcctcctctctctcaccactctcctctctctcctcctcccttctctctcatcCAAACTCACCATCCCTCTCTCCCCATTCCCCGAACCACCGTCCACCGATCTACTCCAATCCCTCAACTTCCATGCCACCGCCTCCGTCTCCCGAGCCCACCACatcaaaaaccccaaaaaatccTCCCACCATTCTCCCTCCACCCAAGTCCCCCTCTTCCCCCACAGCTACGGCGGCTACTCCGTCTCCCTCCGCTTCGGCACGCCGCCACAAACCTCCTCTTTCATCATGGACACCGGCAGCAGCCTCGTTTGGTTCCCCTGCACCAAACGCTACACCTGCTCCAAATGCCAGTTCCCAAACATCGACCCCTCAAAAATTCCAACTTTCATCCCCaaactctcctcctcctccaaaatCGTCGGCTGTAAAAACCCCAAATGCGCTTGGATTTTCGGCCCCGAAGTCCAATCCAAATGCCCGAGTTGCAACGACCTAACTAGCCAAAACTGCTCCCAAGCCTGCCCAACGTACATAGTCCAGTACGGTTCGGGCACAACAGTTGGGATTTTACTTTCCGAGTCACTTaattttcccgagaaaattGTCACTGATTTTCTCGTCGGCTGCTCCGTCCTCTCCATCCGCCAGCCAGCCGGAATCGCCGGATTCGGCCGCGGACCGCAATCCCTTCCTGCCCAAGTGGGGCTTTCCAAATTCTCTTACTGCTTAGTCTCCCACAAATTCGACGACACCCCACAAAGCAGTGACCTTGTTCTGTACACTGGCAGCGGTAGCTCCGACGAACCCATTTCTTCAGCCCGAAAAAACGAAACGAAAGCTCAGAGCTCGATCTACACGCCGTTTCAGAAAAACCCAGGTTCTCCAAACTCTGCATTTCGCGAGTACTACTATATCATGCTCAGAAAAATCATCGTGGGCAAGAAGCACGTCAATATTCCGTACAAGTTTCTCGTCCCCGGAGCCGACAGCAATGGCGGGACGATCGTGGATTCCGGATCGACCTTCACCTTCATGGAGAAGCCTGTTTTCGAAGCCGTTGCGAAAGAGTTTGAGTTACAGATGGCGAATTACACGAGAGCTAAGGACTTGGAAAACAGGACGGGATTGAGTCCCTGTTTTGATATTTCAAAGGAGGAGAAATTGGAGTTTCCGGAATTGGTTTTCCAGTTCAAAGGGGGTGCTAAGATGGAGCTGCCATTGACGAACTATTTCTCGCTGGTTTCGAGCTCCGGCGTTGTGTGTTTGACGATTGTTACAGATGAGGTTGTTGGTCCAGGGGGCAATGGTGGACCTGCGATTATTTTGGGGAACTATCAGCAGCAGAATTTCTTCGTGGAGTATGATTTGGAGCGTGAGAGGTTTGGGTTCCGGAAACAGAGTTGCAAATGA